A single region of the Halobacterium wangiae genome encodes:
- the nreA gene encoding DNA repair protein NreA translates to MRLDDYIEGLQPDEEAERRRLADEKSYEILDYVEEVASGVESAIQGDTLYGATAPSVFVGRSSYPDVSAGILSPVGGDADPSEFAASGEWYQRGLGIDNVLQYRTGLLNSRRAANVNVHDVWDGFVGTQREVAMADRPVDVEIGLSDTPEFDPEEYTNPAANAPSGPNATADSADLAENPHVPRYVEKTLEDDDWAAQGAMTYLYRRGLDVYDVNRVLSVGALGQGEHRRLVPTRWSITAVDDTIGQYLRGTIRDAPSVDRVTVHVNEYMGNRYWVVLAPGNWEYELVEMKAPGSIWNPDPHGDIWMGSASEGFEGRSGYVDETAGAYYAARLGVLEHLSETGRQAKALVLREVSDDYWAPVGVWQVRESVRNAFDTEPGEAETFHGAVRDIADHLPVSLADLRRKSSMVAGVQSDLSSFT, encoded by the coding sequence GTGCGACTCGACGACTACATCGAGGGGCTCCAGCCGGACGAGGAAGCCGAGCGACGGCGCCTTGCCGACGAGAAGTCCTACGAGATCCTGGACTACGTCGAGGAGGTGGCCTCCGGGGTGGAGTCGGCTATCCAGGGGGACACCCTCTACGGCGCCACGGCGCCCTCGGTGTTCGTCGGCCGGTCCTCCTACCCGGACGTCTCCGCGGGCATCCTCTCGCCGGTCGGCGGGGACGCCGACCCCTCGGAGTTCGCCGCGAGCGGGGAGTGGTACCAGCGCGGCCTGGGCATCGACAACGTCCTCCAGTACCGCACCGGCCTGCTGAACTCCCGGCGGGCGGCGAACGTCAACGTCCACGACGTCTGGGACGGCTTCGTCGGCACCCAGCGCGAGGTGGCGATGGCAGACCGCCCCGTGGACGTCGAGATCGGTCTCTCGGACACCCCCGAGTTCGACCCAGAGGAGTACACGAACCCGGCGGCGAACGCGCCCTCCGGGCCGAACGCGACCGCGGACTCCGCGGACCTCGCGGAGAACCCCCACGTCCCCCGCTACGTCGAGAAGACCCTCGAGGACGACGACTGGGCGGCCCAGGGCGCGATGACCTACCTCTACCGGCGCGGCCTCGACGTCTACGACGTCAACCGCGTGCTCTCCGTGGGCGCGCTCGGCCAGGGCGAACACCGACGACTGGTGCCCACGCGGTGGTCCATCACGGCGGTCGACGACACTATCGGCCAGTACCTCCGGGGGACCATCCGTGACGCCCCGAGTGTCGACCGCGTCACCGTTCACGTCAACGAGTACATGGGGAACCGCTACTGGGTGGTGCTCGCGCCCGGGAACTGGGAGTACGAACTCGTGGAGATGAAGGCCCCCGGCAGCATCTGGAACCCCGACCCACACGGCGACATCTGGATGGGGAGCGCCAGCGAGGGCTTCGAGGGGCGCTCGGGCTACGTCGACGAGACGGCGGGCGCCTACTACGCCGCGCGTCTCGGCGTCCTCGAACACCTCTCGGAGACGGGTCGGCAGGCCAAGGCGCTGGTCCTACGGGAGGTCAGCGACGACTACTGGGCGCCGGTGGGCGTCTGGCAGGTCCGGGAGAGCGTGCGCAACGCGTTCGACACCGAACCCGGCGAAGCTGAGACGTTCCACGGCGCCGTCCGCGACATCGCCGACCACCTCC